A single genomic interval of Apium graveolens cultivar Ventura unplaced genomic scaffold, ASM990537v1 ctg7605, whole genome shotgun sequence harbors:
- the LOC141704236 gene encoding VQ motif-containing protein 11-like, with the protein MASSSSSSSPKPNNNKSPQLENAICVHVDPSNYHDVVQKLTGARPAVEKLPITTSPHFNAKHNPVNVGAVRPSFKLQEPARNLQLQLNQNGLTESAFAPRKRVINVSPVSTLDTVLARGSPSPGTSVSPFVPVEEIAMANKGFYLYPSPPASTASKPQPQLLPLFPASPDS; encoded by the coding sequence ATGGCTTCTTCTAGTTCCTCTTCCTCTCCCAAACCAAACAATAACAAATCACCGCAGCTAGAAAATGCCATTTGTGTTCATGTTGACCCATCAAACTATCATGATGTGGTCCAGAAATTAACAGGAGCCAGACCAGCAGTCGAGAAGCTccccatcactacttctccacaTTTCAATGCAAAGCACAACCCTGTTAATGTTGGTGCAGTAAGACCATCGTTCAAACTCCAAGAACCGGCTAGAAACCTCCAACTACAGTTGAACCAAAATGGGTTAACTGAGTCTGCGTTTGCACCAAGAAAGAGAGTGATAAATGTCTCGCCTGTGTCAACATTGGACACGGTTTTGGCACGAGGGAGTCCAAGTCCAGGAACATCAGTGTCACCTTTTGTACCAGTGGAGGAGATAGCTATGGCAAATAAAGGCTTTTATTTGTATCCTAGTCCACCGGCTAGTACTGCTAGCAAGCCTCAACCACAGTTGCTTCCCTTGTTCCCAGCATCTCCAGATTCTTAA